GGGTCTTTGAAGGTCAGCCATGGATGGCCGGTTTCGAACAGCATGCTGAGCATCTTGCGCCACAGGTCTTTGGCCTGGATGGTCTTGAACAGCTTGATCTTGCCGCCGTACTGGGTCAGGGCTTCGTAGTACTCGTAGCGCTCTTCGAAGGCTTTGCCGGTCAGGTCGTGCAGATCTGGCACTTCGGACGGGCTGAACAGGGTCCACTGGCCGTCATCGAACACGCGCTTCATGAACAGGTCCGGGATCCAGTTGGCGGTGTTCATGTCGTGGGTGCGACGACGGTCGTCACCGGTGTTCTTGCGCAGCTCGATGAATTCTTCGATGTCCATGTGCCAGGTTTCCAGGTAGGCGCAGACCGCGCCTTTGCGCTTGCCGCCCTGGTTAACTGCAACTGCGGTGTCGTTGACCACTTTGAGGAACGGCACAACGCCTTGCGACTTGCCGTTGGTGCCCTTGATGTAGGCGCCCAGCGCACGTACTGGGGTCCAGTCGTTACCCAGACCGCCGGCAAACTTGGACAGCATGGCGTTGTCGTGGATGGCGTTGTAGATGCCCGACAGGTCATCTGGCACGGTGGTCAGGTAGCACGACGACAGCTGCGGACGCAGGGTGCCGGCGTTGAACAGGGTTGGCGTCGAGGCCATGTAGTCGAAGGACGACAACAGGTTGTAGAACTCGATGGCGCGGTCTTCTTTCTGCTTCTCTTCAATCGCCAGGCCCATGGCCACGCGCATGAAGAACACTTGCGGCAGTTCGAAGCGGATGCCGTCCTTATGGATGAAGTAGCGGTCGTAGAGGGTCTGCAGGCCCAGGTAGGTGAACTGCTGATCGCGCTCGTGGTTGATCGCTTTGCCGAGTTTTTCCAGGTCGAAGCTGGCCAGCACCGGGTTGAGCAGTTCGAACTCGATACCCTTGGCGATGTAAGCCGGCAGTGCCTTGGCGTACAGCTCGCTCATTTCGTGGTGGGTGGCGCTGCTGGCGACACCGAGGAAGCCCAGGCCTTCGGCGCGGATGTTGTCCATCAGCAGGCGGGCGGTGACGTAGCTGTAGTTCGGCTCACGCTCAACCAGGGTGCGCGCGGTCATCACCAGGGCGGTGCTGACGTCGCTTTGCGCTACGCCGTCGTAGAGGTTCTTCAGGGTTTCTTTCTGGATCAGCGCGCCGTCGACTTCGGCCAGGCCTTCGCAGGCTTCGGTAACGATGGTGTTGAGGCGGCCCATGTCCAGCGGCGCAACAGTGCCGTCGAGGTGGGTGACGCGAATGCTTGGGTGCGGCTCGGCAATCTCGGCGGCGCCGGTCTTGCGCGCCTGGCTGCGCGACTCACGGTAGATCACGTAGTCGCGGGCGACTTTCTGCTCGCCGGAACGCATCAGGGCCAGTTCGACCTGGTCCTGGATTTCTTCGATGTGGATGGTGCCGCCGGACGGCATGCGGCGCTTGAAGGTGGCGGTGACCTGCTCGGTCAGACGCGCGACGGTTTCATGGATACGCGACGAGGCGGCTGCAGTGCCACCTTCAACAGCGAGAAAGGCCTTGGTGATGGCAACGGTGATCTTGTCATCGGTGTAGGGCACCACGGTGCCGTTACGCTTGATAACACGCAGTTGACCCGGCGCGGTGGCGCTCAGGCTCTGGTTGTCATCGGTGGCCTGCGGCGCATTGGCCTGCGGGTTCTCGCGAGAGGTGTCGGTGTGCATGAAAGTCTCCATGTTCTGTATTTATTAGTTAGACGCTTTGCCGTCGATCACTGCCGGCTACTGCCTTCATTCCATTTCAACAATACCGTGGGCACAGCCAGAGGCTGGGTACACGGGGACTTGCAAATTGGGCAGGGAAGGTACGACTAAAGCGCCCTCCTGGCTCAAAAGTCACACGTCAAGGCGTTTTCGCGCCTCAACTACTACATCTAGTGGTGCAACCGCGTGTGCGGTTGGCGCTTTATTCTTTTTCAGGCGCGCCGAGCGCTGCGCTGAAGTGTGGCCTGCTGCGGTAGAGCAGGCGTACTGCAAAGGTTTTTCAGGCGACCGGTGACGGGCTGGGATCAGGCCGTGTGCGAGTCATTCTTCTTGTGTCCGGTTGCCAGGCTAAACCCAACATGTGGTGGGTGTCGCGCGATTGGCATACAAGATAATGCGCTATCTGGGGTATTGCAAGGCGAGAGAGCAAGAACAACCTGTGGATAACTTGTGGGTGAATTGTGGGTTAAACCGCGCTATTGGCGGCAAGGCCGCATGCTTGCTGGGGTGTACCGTTCGTCGGTGTTGATCAGGCTTTTTCCACGGTTTGCCCAGACGTGGCCTATCTCTCAGGTCGATACTACATCTAGTGTTTTTACAGAAATATGGCATGCGCTATGCAGTGCCTGGGGCATTGATACAATGCCGGCCGTTTTCATGTTGTCAGGAGTCCGTTGTGGAGCAGCAGTCGTGGCACATTCTTATTGTCGAAGACGACCAGCGCCTGGCCGAGTTGACCCGTGAGTACCTGCAGGGCAATGGCCTGAATGTGTCCATCGAGATGGACGGTGCGCAGGCCGCTGCGCGCATTCTGCAAGAACAGCCCGATCTGGTGATTCTCGACCTGATGCTGCCCGGCGAAGACGGTCTGTCGATCTGCCGCAAGGTGCGCGGGCAGTACGACGGGCCGATTCTGATGCTCACTGCGCGTACTGACGATATGGACCAGGTGCTGGGCCTGGAAATGGGCGCGGACGACTATGTATGCAAGCCAGTGCGCCCGCGCGTGTTGCTGGCGCGCATCCGCGCGCTGCTGCGCCGCCACGAAGGCAGTGAGGCGCAGACTCCTGGTGAGCGCCGGCGTCTGCAGTTCGGCCCGCTGGTGATCGACAGCGCCATGCGTGAAGCCTGGCTGGGTGAGCAGGGCATCGAGCTGACCAGTGCTGAATTCGACCTGCTGTGGCTGCTGACCTCCAACGCCGGGCGGATTCTCTCTCGCGAGGAAATCTTCAACGCCCTGCGCGGTATCGAATACGACGGCCAGGACCGTTCCATCGACGTGCGCATTTCGCGCATCCGCCCGAAAATCGGCGACGACCCGATGCACCCCCGGCTAATCAAGACCGTGCGCAGTAAGGGCTATCTGTTTGTGGCCGAAGCGGCTGAAGCGCTGACATGAATTCACAGCCATGAATTCGATCTTCCTGCGCATCTATGGCGGCATGCTCGCGGTGCTGGTGCTGGTGGCGCTGCTCGGCGTCGGCGCGCTGCAGTTGCTTAACGAAGTGCGGGTTGATCAATACCGTGAGCGCCTGGCCCAGGGCACTTTTCGCCTGATGGCCGATAACCTCTCACCAATGGTGGATATTGAACGGCGCCGCGCCGTTACGGTGTGGGGGCGTTTGCTCGGCATTCCGCTGCGCATCGAGGCGCTGGAAAGTGCTGGGCTGGACAGCGGCGCGCGCAATAGCCTGCGGCGTGGCCAGGTGCTGGTGCAGCAGACCGGCCCGCACGCCGCGCGCGTCTTCAGCCAGCTGGACGGGAAGCCGCTGCTGCTGATTGCCGATGTGCAGCAGGTCAGTGAGCAGCTGGCCCGCGCCACCAGCTTTTTGCTGATCGACGAACTGGTGCGCTATCCCTGGGATGAACAGCCGCGCCGGCTGGCTGCGCTGAAAAAGGACAAACAGTTCGGTTTCGACTTGCGTCTGGTGCGCCTCGACCAGGCTGACCTCGACCCTGATCAGCGCCGCCGCGTGGACGAGGGCGATACAGTGATGGCCCTGGGTCGCGGCGGCGACAGCATTCATGTGTTCTCCGGCATTGTCGACACGCCCTGGGTGCTGGAAATCGGCCCGCTGTATCAGATGAACCCGTATCCGGCGCAGTGGCTGGTGCTGATCGGCGCGCTTGGCCTGAGTCTGATCGGCTTGATGGTCTATCTGCTGGTGCGGCCACTGGAGCAGCGCCTGAGCGACCTTGAAGAGGCAGCAACGCGCATCGCCAGCGGTCGGCTGGATGCTCGTGTGCCGACCCGTGGCAGCGATTCGGTGGGGCGCTTGGCAGCAGCCTTCAACGCCATGGCCGAGCACTTGCAGCGCTCGCTGAGTATTCAGCGTGAGATGGTCCGCGCGGTGTCCCATGAGCTGCGCACGCCGGTGGCGCGGCTGCGCTTTGGTCTGGAAATGATCGGCGACGCGGAAACCGATGCAGCGCGGCGTAAATATATGGAGGGCATGGACAGCGATATTCAGGATCTCGACAAGCTGGTCGACGAGATGCTCACCTACGCACGCCTGGAGCAGGGCGCGCCGGCGCTGAACTTCCAGCCGGTCGATTTGAACGAACTGATTGATCAGGTGATCACCGAACTGGCCCCGCTGCGCGCTAGCGTGCGGGTAGAGCACGGTCCGTCACGCGATGCCCTGGATGGCGGCGGTGCCTGTGTTGAAGCAGAACTGCGCTACCTGCATCGTGCTCTGCAGAATTTGGTAAGCAACGCCATGCGCCATGCCGAATCACGGGTGCGGGTGAGCTATCAGGTGGGTCAGCAGCGTTGCCGGCTGGATGTCGAAGATGACGGTCCGGGCGTGCCGGAAGAGGCCTGGGAGCGGATATTTACACCATTCCTGCGCCTGGACGACAGCCGCACCCGCGCCTCGGGTGGGCATGGTCTGGGCCTATCCATTGTGCGTCGCATCACCTACTGGCACGGCGGCCGCGCGCAGATCAGCCGCAGCGAAGCGCTGGGCGGTGCCTGTTTTAGTCTGATCTGGCCGCGCAAGCAGGGTTAGCCGTCAGCGCGCTGTTGGGCGATGGGTCAGCGGCGGGCGACTACCGAAAACAGATGCCAGTGCTTGTTGCGGCCGACTGCGGTTTTTCCGCTTCGGTCGATTTCTTCCAGCTCAATGATTTCCCAGTCGTGCAGCAGGTTTTGCACGTGTGCGCGGCTATGGATGGTCAGTTCTGGGCTGTTGGCCCAGTCATCGCGTTCGCCAAAGAAATGCCCGGCAAACAAACCGCCGCCGAGAAGTGCATCGCTGATGCGTTGCCAGAGCTGCGCGAAGGCCTCGGGTGGGCAGAACGGTAGGGCGAAGCTGCTGTTGATCAGGCTGGCAGTGGGGAGCTTGAAGTGTTCAAACGCGGCGCAATGGGCTTCCAGCGCTTCCCGGTGCTCGGTCGGTACTTGCCCATGCAGGCATTCGAGTGCCTGGGGTTCATTATCAATCGCCACAACCTGCCAGCCACGGCGCAGTAGTTCGAGGGTGTCGCGCCCTGCACCGCAGCCAAGATCCAGCGCTAGGCCGGGAGGCTGTTGCCAGCAGTCGAGGGCGCGCAGCAAGGTGGGTTGGGCAGGGGCTCCTTGGGTGGCGGCGTAGAAGCGGTTCTTGTCCACGCGATCTGTCCTTAGAACGGCGCCGGGCACTCGAAGCGCATGCGTTCGCCCGTTTGTGGGTGGGTCAGGCTGAGCATGCTGGCGTGCAGGCACAGGCGCGGGTAAGCGGCCAAGGCTTGTTCGTGGGCATACAGGCCGTCGCCAAGCAGCGGATGTCCGATGGACAGCATGTGCACGCGCAGCTGGTGCGAACGACCGGTGATCGGCGTCAGCTCGACGCGGCAATGCTCGGCGTGACGTTCCAGCACTTTCCAGTAGGTCAGGGCATGTTTGCCTTGCTCATGATCGACCACGTGGCGCGGCTTGGTCGGCGGGTCGTAGCGCAGTGGCAGGTCGATGCTGCCGCTGTCCAGCGCGGGTTGGCCCCAGCACAGGGCGGTGTAGGCTTTCTCGGTTTCGCGGTCGTGAAACTGCCGCGACAGCTCGCGGTGGCTGTCGGCGTCGCGGGCCAGGACGATAATCCCTGAGGTTTCCCAGTCCAGGCGATGGACGATGCGCGCTTCCGGGTAACCGTTTTCCTGCAGGCGGGTGACCAGGCAATCGCGGTTGTCCTCGGCGCGGCCGGGCACCGAGAGCAGCAGGGTGGGCTTGTTGATCACCAGCAGGGCGACGTCCTGGTGGAGAATTTCGACATTCGACAGCGGCATGGGTTTTCCACAAATAGAAACGGCGGCCTGGGCCGCCGTTGCATGCTCTCAACCAATTAACGGTCGGGGAGCGTGATGTTGAGTTCCAGAATGGAACAGCTGCCCTGGTTTTCCAGTGCAACCTGTACTTGATCCGAGTCGATATTCACGTACTTGCGGATCACCTCGACCAACTCTTGCTGCAGGGCCGGCAGGTAGTCCGGCTGGCTGCGCTGGCCGCGCTCGTGGGCGACGATGATTTGCAGACGCTCTTTCGCAATGGACGCGGTAGTTTCTTTCTTGCGCTCACGAAAGAAGTCAAAAATGTTCATTCACGACCTCCAAACAGGCGTTGCATGAATCCCTTCTTCTGCACATCGAGGAATCGGTGTGCCACTTCCTTGCCCAGCAGGCGGTCAACCGCGTCGCTGTAAGCCTGGCCTGCATCGCTCTGGTCGTCGAGGATCACCGGCACGCCCTGGTTCGAGGCCTTGAGTACGGCTTGCGACTCGGGGATTACGCCGAGCAGGCGGATGGCGAGGATTTCTTCGACGTCTTCCACGCCGAGCATTTCGCCTTTG
This DNA window, taken from Pseudomonas sp. SG20056, encodes the following:
- the minE gene encoding cell division topological specificity factor MinE, which produces MNIFDFFRERKKETTASIAKERLQIIVAHERGQRSQPDYLPALQQELVEVIRKYVNIDSDQVQVALENQGSCSILELNITLPDR
- a CDS encoding response regulator, with product MEQQSWHILIVEDDQRLAELTREYLQGNGLNVSIEMDGAQAAARILQEQPDLVILDLMLPGEDGLSICRKVRGQYDGPILMLTARTDDMDQVLGLEMGADDYVCKPVRPRVLLARIRALLRRHEGSEAQTPGERRRLQFGPLVIDSAMREAWLGEQGIELTSAEFDLLWLLTSNAGRILSREEIFNALRGIEYDGQDRSIDVRISRIRPKIGDDPMHPRLIKTVRSKGYLFVAEAAEALT
- a CDS encoding ATP-binding protein gives rise to the protein MNSIFLRIYGGMLAVLVLVALLGVGALQLLNEVRVDQYRERLAQGTFRLMADNLSPMVDIERRRAVTVWGRLLGIPLRIEALESAGLDSGARNSLRRGQVLVQQTGPHAARVFSQLDGKPLLLIADVQQVSEQLARATSFLLIDELVRYPWDEQPRRLAALKKDKQFGFDLRLVRLDQADLDPDQRRRVDEGDTVMALGRGGDSIHVFSGIVDTPWVLEIGPLYQMNPYPAQWLVLIGALGLSLIGLMVYLLVRPLEQRLSDLEEAATRIASGRLDARVPTRGSDSVGRLAAAFNAMAEHLQRSLSIQREMVRAVSHELRTPVARLRFGLEMIGDAETDAARRKYMEGMDSDIQDLDKLVDEMLTYARLEQGAPALNFQPVDLNELIDQVITELAPLRASVRVEHGPSRDALDGGGACVEAELRYLHRALQNLVSNAMRHAESRVRVSYQVGQQRCRLDVEDDGPGVPEEAWERIFTPFLRLDDSRTRASGGHGLGLSIVRRITYWHGGRAQISRSEALGGACFSLIWPRKQG
- a CDS encoding RluA family pseudouridine synthase, whose protein sequence is MPLSNVEILHQDVALLVINKPTLLLSVPGRAEDNRDCLVTRLQENGYPEARIVHRLDWETSGIIVLARDADSHRELSRQFHDRETEKAYTALCWGQPALDSGSIDLPLRYDPPTKPRHVVDHEQGKHALTYWKVLERHAEHCRVELTPITGRSHQLRVHMLSIGHPLLGDGLYAHEQALAAYPRLCLHASMLSLTHPQTGERMRFECPAPF
- a CDS encoding ribonucleoside-diphosphate reductase subunit alpha, translating into MHTDTSRENPQANAPQATDDNQSLSATAPGQLRVIKRNGTVVPYTDDKITVAITKAFLAVEGGTAAASSRIHETVARLTEQVTATFKRRMPSGGTIHIEEIQDQVELALMRSGEQKVARDYVIYRESRSQARKTGAAEIAEPHPSIRVTHLDGTVAPLDMGRLNTIVTEACEGLAEVDGALIQKETLKNLYDGVAQSDVSTALVMTARTLVEREPNYSYVTARLLMDNIRAEGLGFLGVASSATHHEMSELYAKALPAYIAKGIEFELLNPVLASFDLEKLGKAINHERDQQFTYLGLQTLYDRYFIHKDGIRFELPQVFFMRVAMGLAIEEKQKEDRAIEFYNLLSSFDYMASTPTLFNAGTLRPQLSSCYLTTVPDDLSGIYNAIHDNAMLSKFAGGLGNDWTPVRALGAYIKGTNGKSQGVVPFLKVVNDTAVAVNQGGKRKGAVCAYLETWHMDIEEFIELRKNTGDDRRRTHDMNTANWIPDLFMKRVFDDGQWTLFSPSEVPDLHDLTGKAFEERYEYYEALTQYGGKIKLFKTIQAKDLWRKMLSMLFETGHPWLTFKDPCNLRSPQQHVGVVHSSNLCTEITLNTNADEIAVCNLGSVNLPNHIVDGKLDTAKLEKTIKVAVRMLDNVIDINYYSVPQARNSNFKHRPVGLGIMGFQDALYLQHIPYGSDAAVEFADKSMEAVSYYAIQASCDLADERGAYSTFEGSLWSKGILPLDSQQILIEQRGQKYIDVDLTESLDWAPIRARVQKGIRNSNIMAIAPTATIANITGVSQSIEPTYQNLYVKSNLSGEFTVINPYLVRDLKARGLWDSVMINDLKYYDGSVQQIERIPQELKDLYATAFEVDTKWIVDAASRRQKWIDQAQSLNLYIAGASGKKLDVTYRMAWYRGLKTTYYLRALAATSTEKSTINTGKLNAVSSGGNDGLSAAPAKAPEVEMSAGPAPVPKACAIDEPDCEACQ
- a CDS encoding class I SAM-dependent methyltransferase; this translates as MDKNRFYAATQGAPAQPTLLRALDCWQQPPGLALDLGCGAGRDTLELLRRGWQVVAIDNEPQALECLHGQVPTEHREALEAHCAAFEHFKLPTASLINSSFALPFCPPEAFAQLWQRISDALLGGGLFAGHFFGERDDWANSPELTIHSRAHVQNLLHDWEIIELEEIDRSGKTAVGRNKHWHLFSVVARR